CGCACGGTGTATGGCGCAGGCTATTTGCTGGCGGCCGAGGTCAGGTGGCTGTAGGACCGAACCCACGCCTCTTTGCGCTCTGCACCGCTATGCCTGACGAGCCGGGCTGATTACGATGGGTTTATCACTAACCCGAATTCAAGGATTCATCATGAACACCGATCAAGTCAAGGGCGCCCTCAAGGAAGCCGCAGGCAAGGTCCAGTCCAAGACTGGCGAGTTGATTGACAGCCCCGAACAGCAGGCCAAGGGCATGGTCAAGCAGGTCGAAGGCAAAACCCAGAAAAATCTGGGCGACGCCAAGGAAGTCCTGAAAGACGCTGTCGATAAAATCTAAGACGGTTTGAAGAAACCTGCATCAAAGCGGCCGGTCCAGTACCGGCCGCTTTTTTGTTGCCTGTTGAAAGGCGTGAATCAGGATGCTTCCGGTGCAAAAAACTTCAAGGCGCTGTCCAGCTGGTTTTCGGTGATTCCTGCAACCGTTGCCAATTTGTCGTGCAGGCCGGCCAGCGCGGCCGAACCCTCTTTTTGCAACCGGCCAATGACGAGGGCAGCTTCCCGGGGTGAATCGAAGCCCTGGCTTTGCAGCAGCAACTGCGCTTCGGCATCGAGCAGCTTGAAATAAAACCGGCCGTCTTTTTCGCGGTATTGCTTGAAGGCCGGAGCCGCCGTTTTGGCCGCCTTGCCCTTGGCGGCAGCCGGGGCCGCAGACCCCAGGTTGCGCAGGCCCACCGCGCGCCGCAGCTCGCCCATGAACGGCGTTGCCACCGCCCGTGCTTTTTCCGCGCCGGCCTGAAGCAGCGCTTCGATTTTTTGGGGATGGCTGATCAGCGCCTGGTACTGCTCGCGCATCGGCGCGACTTCCTGGTCGATGCGCTCGAACAGCATCTGCTTGGCATCGCCCCAGCCAATGCCGTCGGCATAGGCCTGGCGCAGACCAGCGGTTTCTGGCTCGCTGGCAAAGGCCTGATAAATCTGGAACAGCGCCGAACCTTCGGTGTCCTTGGCCTCGCCAGGCGCGCGCGAGTCGGTCACGATGCCGGCGATCAGCTTGCGCAACTGCTCGCGCGGGGTGAACAGCGGAATCGTGTTGTCGTAGCTCTTGCTCATCTTGCGCCCGTCCAGGCCGGGCAGCAGGGCGACGGATTCCTCGATCTGGGCTTCGGGCAGCACCAGATGCTCGCCGTAGAGGTGGTTGAAGCGCTGGGCCATGTCGCGCGCCATCTCGATGTGCTGGATCTGGTCGCGCCCGACCGGCACCTTGTGCGCCTTGAACATCAGAATGTCGGCACCCATGAGCACCGGGTACATGAACAGGCCGGCAGTGACATCGGCGTCCGGGTCGTTGCCGGCGGCTTCGTTTTTATCGACCGAAGCCTTGTAGGCGTGGGCGCGATTCAGCACGCCCTTGCCGGTCACGCAGGTCAGCAGCCAGGTGAGTTCGGTGATTTCAGAAATGTCGGACTGGCGGTAGAACATGACGCGCTCCGGGTCCAGTCCGGCGGCCAGCCAGCTGGCGGCGATTTCCAGCGTCGAACGCTGGATGCGCACCGGGTCATCGCATTTGATCAGGGCGTGGTAGTCGGCCAGAAAATAAAAACTCTGCACGTCGGGCAGGCGGCTGGCGGCCACCGAAGGGCGGATGGAGCCGACAAAGTTGCCCAGATGCGGCGTTCCGGTGGTGGTGATGCCGGTCAGGAAACGCTGCGGCGATGGGGAAGCGGTGGAATTCATGCGAAGGATGCCGGCTGATAAAAGATATAAAAACTAGCCCAGCAGGTACGCCAGGGGAGAAATCAGGAGATTGATCAAGGCGTAGCCCAGGGTCATGAGCGGGCGCAGCCACAAGGCGCCGACCACGCCGGCAATCACCAGGCCCATGACGATGAAAAAGCCCCAGGGTTCAATGCGCGACACCATTTGCGCCTGCTTCCAGGGCAGCAGGCCCACCAGGATGCGGCCGCCGTCCAGCGGCGGCAGCGGAAACAGGTTGAAGGCCCACATCACCAGGTTGACCAGAATCCCGGCCTGCGCCATCTTGACGAAGAACGGTTCCTGCACGTTCATGGCCGCCAGCGCCACCAGCATTAGCGCCCAGACAATAGCCTGGGCAAAATTGGAAGCCGGGCCGGCCAGCGCCACCCAGACCATGTCGCGCTTGGGATTGCGCAGCGCGCCGAAGTTGACCGGAACCGGTTTCGCATAGCCGAACAGGAAGGCCCCCGAGGTGGCGAAATACAGCAGCAGCGGCATGGCGATGGTGCCTATCG
This DNA window, taken from Polaromonas hydrogenivorans, encodes the following:
- a CDS encoding CsbD family protein, yielding MNTDQVKGALKEAAGKVQSKTGELIDSPEQQAKGMVKQVEGKTQKNLGDAKEVLKDAVDKI
- a CDS encoding site-2 protease family protein, producing MDTANLIQTIALYALPVLFAITVHEAAHGYVARYFGDNTAYLEGRLTLNPLKHIDPIGTIAMPLLLYFATSGAFLFGYAKPVPVNFGALRNPKRDMVWVALAGPASNFAQAIVWALMLVALAAMNVQEPFFVKMAQAGILVNLVMWAFNLFPLPPLDGGRILVGLLPWKQAQMVSRIEPWGFFIVMGLVIAGVVGALWLRPLMTLGYALINLLISPLAYLLG
- a CDS encoding tryptophan--tRNA ligase is translated as MNSTASPSPQRFLTGITTTGTPHLGNFVGSIRPSVAASRLPDVQSFYFLADYHALIKCDDPVRIQRSTLEIAASWLAAGLDPERVMFYRQSDISEITELTWLLTCVTGKGVLNRAHAYKASVDKNEAAGNDPDADVTAGLFMYPVLMGADILMFKAHKVPVGRDQIQHIEMARDMAQRFNHLYGEHLVLPEAQIEESVALLPGLDGRKMSKSYDNTIPLFTPREQLRKLIAGIVTDSRAPGEAKDTEGSALFQIYQAFASEPETAGLRQAYADGIGWGDAKQMLFERIDQEVAPMREQYQALISHPQKIEALLQAGAEKARAVATPFMGELRRAVGLRNLGSAAPAAAKGKAAKTAAPAFKQYREKDGRFYFKLLDAEAQLLLQSQGFDSPREAALVIGRLQKEGSAALAGLHDKLATVAGITENQLDSALKFFAPEAS